The Butyrivibrio proteoclasticus B316 genome segment GTGTAATCGCCAGCGCCTCCGTTATCAAACTGCTCAAGAAATTTTAATGTTCCTGTTACGCCCAATGCGTTTTTCAAAGCATTTATTCCTGTTGTTTGGATCTGACTATCTGGCAATACATTTATTCTTTCAGCAATCATGATATTACCTCCATTAACCACTCTGTAGGATTCTTAACCTTGATTTTCGCTGGAATCCTGTTAGCATTATTCATAAATTTCTTATCCGTTGTTAAGAATACATCCGCTTTTGCCGCTTCAGCGCAGGCAAGATGAATGCTGTCTTTTGTTCTAATATTGCTATTGTCTCTTATTTCTATAGCTCTATCAACAATGTTTTCTGTAACTTTTATTTCGGACGAACAAAGACTGTACATTAAAGCAAGTTTTTCTCGTTTCATATAACTAGGAGTGTCGCTTATTTCTTTTCTTAGCATTTCACTCCCAATGATTTCTATGCGTTTTGCTTCGGCCAGTTCAAGAATAAGCATAACTGAGTTTCTTTCAAGGTATATTATTGGGTAGCTTCGATCATCTAAAATTCTGTTGAAGCAACAGTTATCCAAATATATTTTCATGGTTTTATTCCTCGTTATTTTGACCTTGCAGTTTTATTATATCATTCCCAGCTTGTTTCTTCTAGTTACCTGCTAAGATAGATATCAATTCCTTTGAACTGATAATGCTTATCTTTTCTTTCCTTTTCCATATCATCAAGGATAGAGGCTACAAAATCATGAAGGCCTGATGTTTCGTAGTCAAAGTCCAGAGTTTCTGCTGCCTTTGGGGTAATAAATCCCATAGCACTGCTTTCGTGTTCTCTTGCAGAAAGCTCAATAGGATAAACCTGAGTCGAACCATTGCTGTAGATACCTGATACAAGTCCATAGAGAAGCTGCAGATCTTCTTTATCAAGACCATCCTCTCCTGGTTTTTCAATAAGTGCTATTCCATATGTGATCATATTGTTTTCCTTTCTTTTAGCTAACATTAGTTTCATGGAACTATTATGGATTTTGGCAATAAAAATAACGGAGCAGCTTGTGCTCCGTTATATATTCTCTTTTTATACACTCCAAGGGTCGTCAGGTTTTGGTTCATCTGTTCCACGTTCACCCTCTGTATTAGCCCAGATTAGAATCAAATCATCAGATAATCTTCTTACTTCGACATACATGGGGTACTCCTCGGCATCAACATCATTAAATGCTTCGCAGTCAAAACTTACAGCAGTGCTAAGAGCTCTTATGCACAGGTGTTTTCTATGAGCTTATTTATCTCGTTCTCAATCTTATCCGACAGACATACTTCCCAGTCATCAAGATTTTCACACAGAGGAACTCTGGTTCCCTTTGGAACATAAATATCATATTCGCCATCTGATATAGTGTAGATAAATTCATCCCTAAGAAGCTGCTCAAAAGTTAAATACTCTGGTACACGAGTGCTCTCATTCGCTGTTGCTCTCATGCCATTAAGGTACGATTTGGGGAGGCCTATGCTGATTATATTGCAATCTACATCGATATAGATCTTGTTGTTGCAAGGAACCTTTCCAAAATTTTCTTCGCCTATAGCTTCTCTCAATTCTTCTAATGTCGTCATGCAACCTCCTTTGCTCTCTTAACGAGAGTCTGATATGTAGGCAGTCCTGCATAACAAAGAATAAAGTCGATAGCATAGCGTTTACCAGCTGGGAAACAGTTTG includes the following:
- a CDS encoding PIN domain-containing protein, which encodes MKIYLDNCCFNRILDDRSYPIIYLERNSVMLILELAEAKRIEIIGSEMLRKEISDTPSYMKREKLALMYSLCSSEIKVTENIVDRAIEIRDNSNIRTKDSIHLACAEAAKADVFLTTDKKFMNNANRIPAKIKVKNPTEWLMEVIS